The window GTTCCCTCCCATGACTGCCATGTGCTTTATTTTATAGGGAAGCCTGGGATCCTTTTCTAAAGCTGCCGCAATATTGGTCAGCCGTCCCAGGGTAACAATGGTCAAATCTCCCCCAAGCTCCTCTGCCTTTCTTATGATAAAGTCCGCTGCCTCCTCATTCAAAGGCATTTGTTCTGATACCGGCAATTCCACATTGCCGATCCCGTTTTCTCCATGGATATGGACAGGGTAAGGCTCCACCTCTCCGGTCAGGCTCTCATTGGCGCCCACAATGACAGGTATGTCATAACCGCATTTAGCCAGCTTGATCAGACGAAGTGTATTTTCCGCCGCCTGCATGGACGAGGTATTGCCATATACGGTGGTAAAGCCCTCTATATGAAGCTTTTTGCTTTTTAAAGCATATAGTATGGCGATTGAATCATCAATGCCCGTATCGCAATCCACTATAATATGTTTCATCGATTCTGTTTCCTTTCCCACGGCTTAGTCAATCGGATATTCCCAATCAGCAGACTGCCATATCCTTTTTTATAATCTGTGTCATCGCTTCAATCCCAACCTGAATCGCCCTGTCCTCCCATTCTCTTGGGTAGTCCTTATCGTCATTGCTGTAGCTCCTGTAATTTGTCGCGCTGATCATGACGGAAGACATTCTGATGTCCAGGGAGGCCGCTGCCAGGAACAAGGTGGCACACTCCATGCTGGAATTGGTGGCTCCGCCCTTTTCGTAAGCCTCCCACTTGCTTTTCAGCTCATAATACACCGGTTTTGTCTCAGGGGAAACCTCTGTATAAAAAGAATCCTTTGAAATCGTCACTCCGATATTATAAGGAATATTCAGTTTCTTCGCGGCAGCCTCCAGCTCCTTTACCATCTCATAATCCGGCACAGCCGGGAACTCCTCAGGCAGATAGTGAAGCCCTGTTCCCTCCATTCTCACCGCTCCGTTGGGAATGA of the Lacrimispora indolis DSM 755 genome contains:
- a CDS encoding nucleoside phosphorylase — protein: MQEKKMMHLSVTKDQIGQYVFLPGSVERAAKIAAYFDNPVKIAHHREYLTYTGTLAGVQVSVTSTGIGGPSAAIAVEELYECGAHTMMRIGSCASTSPKVKVGDVIIPNGAVRMEGTGLHYLPEEFPAVPDYEMVKELEAAAKKLNIPYNIGVTISKDSFYTEVSPETKPVYYELKSKWEAYEKGGATNSSMECATLFLAAASLDIRMSSVMISATNYRSYSNDDKDYPREWEDRAIQVGIEAMTQIIKKDMAVC